A window from Toxoplasma gondii ME49 chromosome IX, whole genome shotgun sequence encodes these proteins:
- a CDS encoding hypothetical protein (encoded by transcript TGME49_292190~Signal peptide predicted by SignalP 2.0 HMM (probability 0.980) with cleavage site probability 0.271 at residue 36~Predicted trans-membrane domain (TMHMM2.0):21-44:50-73:82-105:111-134) — translation MKPSLSPAVASFFFLCFSWSPPFASPLFLLPVSSLAVFLFSIYCSSPVPLFFIKFIPLSSHFFHFLHHFYFTVSGLSSHFFHFLHHFYFTVSGLSSHFFSIFSTIFTSLCRVFLHAFSIFSISPAFFCLLIMRISRRKQFKRVMRFYSVGFGIKEPFKVLVDGTFLTAALKHRLSLADQLPLLLGGQCSILVTPCIVSELRQLPREKSIGAIAACKRLRRFHCKHDLDDARRHLVSMPENEENGGEGEGGGEDGGEREEGEEGEEGEAERFEEQRGSEGETANPQREKFSLHPALAAFRARQEEELLGTTFSSENRGVSRSSGEKGARDWKEESEATPSGTVFCADAFRCICRVIGQRNSPKLCVATQDRRLREKLRAVPGVPLIFLYKGGILQLEPPTSKTRAKHELEEKKKLRMGKEERRLFHETRRRVKAQNAGAPGGTASSPSSALRGAEKKKKKARKGVNPLSCKKSQKTVVNAPPTKAKKTRSRRKKGSGPASGEGGGPTTS, via the exons ATGAAACCTTCCCTGTCGcctgctgtcgcttctttcttttttctgtgcttctcttGGTCGCCACCCTTCGcgtcccctctctttcttctccccgtttcATCTCTCgcggtttttcttttttctatCTACTGCTCTTCGcccgttcctctctttttcatcAAGTTTATTCCGCTTTCCTCCCAttttttccattttctccACCATTTTTACTTCACTGTGTCGGGTCTTTCCTCCCAttttttccattttctccACCATTTTTACTTCACTGTGTCGGGTCTTTCCTCCCattttttctccattttttCCACCATTTTTACTTCACTGTGTCGGGTCTTCCTTCACGctttctccattttctccatctctcctgccttcttctgtctgttaATAATGAGGATCAGTCGCCGGAAACAATTCAAGCGCGTCATGCGTTTCTACTCCGTCGGCTTCGGCATCAAAGAGCCATTCAAAGTTCTCG tcgaCGGCACCTTCTTGACTGCGGCACTGAAgcatcgcctctctctcgccgaccagcttcctcttcttctcggcggTCAATGCTCAATCC tGGTGACTCCGTGTATCGTCAGCGAGCTTCGCCAGCTtccacgagagaaaagcatcGGTGCCattgctgcatgcaaacggcTTCGTCG GTTCCACTGTAAGCATGACCTGGATGACGCTCGGCGGCATTTGGTCTCGATGcccgagaacgaagagaatggaggagaaggcgagggcggaggcgaggacggaggcgagcgagaagagggagaagagggagaagaaggagaagctgagagattcgaggaacagagaggcagtGAAGGCGAGACCGCGAAtccgcagcgagagaagttTTCTCTTCACCCTGCGTTGGCGGCGTTCCGAGCTcgccaggaagaagagctgctAGGCACAACCTTTTCTTCCGAGAACAGAggcgtttctcgttcttccggagagaagggagcgagagactggaaagaagagagcgaggcgacgcCGAGCGGGACTGTGTTCTgcgcggatgcgtttcgatGCATCTGTCGCGTAATCGGCCAGAGAAATTCTCCAAAGCTATGCGTCGCCACGCAAGACCGACGCCTGAGAGAGAAGTTGAG AGCAGTGCCGGGCGTTCCGCTCATCTTTCTGTACAAAGGCGGCATTCTTCAGCTGGAGCCGCCGACGTCGAAGACCCGCGCGAAGCACGAactcgaggaaaagaagaagctgcgaatgggcaaagaagaacgacggcTGTTCCATGAGACTCGAAGAAGAGTCAAGGCGCAGAACGCTGGGGCTCCCGGCGGCActgcctcgtctccctcctcggcTCTCCGAggcgccgagaagaaaaa gaagaaggcgcggaAAGGCGTCAatcctctctcctgcaaaAAGTCGCAAAAAACAGTCGTTAATGCGCCG ccaacgaaagcaaagaagacgcgctcgcgcagaaagaagggatCAGGACCGGCGTCTGGCGAAGGGGGCGGCCCTACGACGTCGTAG